Proteins encoded in a region of the bacterium genome:
- a CDS encoding recombinase family protein — protein MDNTRYCLYARKSSESDELQALSIDSQIKEMLEMAKRDGINVVDIRKESHSAKDSGQRPEYMRMLADIRGKQFNGVLTWAPDRLSRNAGDLGILVDLMDQGLLHEIRTHGQNFRNSPNEKFLLMILCSQAKLENDNRGLNVKRGLRAKCEMGYRPGVSPLGYLNNRYPKKGQKKVELDLVRAPLIKQVFEKVAYEGYSGHKILHWLNNETDFTTRSGKKIVLSTIYIMLRDPYYYGQFEYPRESGKWYQVGHESIITKEVFDIAQENLGTFQKRTSGTKEFDFNKLIKCGSCGSGITPEEKFKNISDGTRRRYVYYHCSQGKRVACKEPYIREEELLNQLLSLIDNINVDEICVQEKLSRELARYQKFAEGVLHISNNPASPKVDIRSYAKYVLKEGTREEKREVLSCLRTQLVLHNQTLSLENNAKICV, from the coding sequence GTGGACAACACTCGATACTGCCTCTACGCCAGAAAATCATCGGAAAGCGATGAACTTCAAGCGCTTTCGATAGATTCTCAGATTAAAGAGATGCTCGAGATGGCTAAACGAGATGGGATCAATGTAGTCGATATTCGCAAAGAAAGTCATTCCGCAAAGGATTCAGGACAACGGCCAGAGTATATGCGGATGTTGGCGGATATAAGAGGTAAACAATTCAATGGCGTTCTGACATGGGCACCCGATCGTTTAAGTAGAAACGCCGGAGATTTGGGGATACTGGTTGATTTGATGGATCAGGGGCTTTTGCACGAGATCCGCACCCATGGCCAAAACTTCCGCAATTCCCCCAATGAAAAATTTCTATTGATGATCCTTTGTTCACAAGCGAAGCTCGAAAATGATAATCGTGGATTGAACGTGAAACGTGGACTTCGTGCAAAGTGTGAAATGGGATATCGCCCCGGCGTTTCCCCGCTTGGTTATCTCAATAATCGTTACCCAAAGAAAGGACAAAAGAAGGTTGAATTGGATTTAGTGCGTGCACCATTAATCAAGCAGGTGTTTGAAAAAGTCGCTTACGAAGGATATAGCGGACATAAGATTTTACACTGGTTAAACAACGAAACAGATTTCACAACAAGATCAGGTAAGAAGATTGTATTGAGCACAATTTATATCATGCTCCGAGATCCCTACTACTACGGACAATTTGAGTACCCAAGAGAAAGTGGCAAATGGTATCAAGTTGGACATGAATCAATTATTACAAAAGAGGTATTCGATATTGCTCAAGAAAATTTGGGGACATTCCAAAAAAGGACGAGTGGAACCAAAGAGTTCGATTTTAACAAATTAATAAAATGCGGAAGTTGTGGATCAGGCATCACACCAGAAGAAAAGTTTAAGAATATTTCTGACGGGACAAGACGGCGATATGTTTATTATCACTGCAGTCAAGGAAAACGAGTGGCCTGCAAAGAACCATACATTCGAGAAGAAGAACTCCTAAATCAACTATTAAGCTTGATAGACAACATAAACGTAGATGAAATCTGCGTCCAAGAAAAACTTTCAAGAGAGTTAGCACGCTACCAAAAATTTGCAGAAGGCGTGCTACATATATCTAACAATCCAGCGTCGCCAAAAGTGGATATAAGAAGTTATGCAAAATACGTACTCAAGGAAGGAACACGAGAAGAAAAACGAGAGGTACTTTCGTGCCTACGAACCCAACTTGTACTTCACAATCAAACTTTGTCGCTCGAAAATAACGCAAAAATTTGTGTCTGA